GCGCAGGCCATCGCGCGCCAGGTCGGCATCGACGAAGCGCGCGGCGACCAGTTGCCCGAAGACAAGCTGGCCGCCATCGAAAGCAAGCTGGCGCCGTCGGGCAAGGTCGGCATGGTCGGCGACGGCATCAACGACGCCCCGGCCCTGGCCCGCGCCGACATCGGCTTCGCCATGGGCGCGGCCGGCACCGGCACCGCCATCGAGACGGCCGACGTGGCGCTGATGGACGACGACCTGCGCAAGATCGGCACCTTCCTGCGCCTGTCGCGCGCCACCCACAGCGTGCTGATCCAGAACATCGCCCTGGCGCTCGGCATCAAGGCCGTGTTCCTGACCCTGGCGATGACCGGCAACGCCACGCTGTGGATGGCGGTGTTCGCCGACGTCGGCGCCAGCCTGCTGGTGGTGGCCAACGGGCTGCGGCTGTTGCGGGCCGCGCCGCAGACGGCCTGAAGCAGGCGGCGCGGCGTCGCGCCGTCCGTCAGCCGGTCTGCTCTTCCTGCGGCCAGTCGCGCAGCACCGGCGCGTCCGGCGCGCCTGGGCCGACGTCGCGCAGGTGGTCGTGCTGCAGCAGCGCCATGCGGTAGGCGTCGCGGTAGGTGCCGTTGGAAAAGAACTCTTCCTTGAGCAGCCCTTCGATCTGGAAGCCGCAACGCTCGTAGACGTGGACGGCGGCGCTGTTGTCCTTGTCCACCACCAGGTAGACCTTGTGCAGGTTCAGCACGCGGAAGGCATAGCCCACCGCGATGCGGGTGGCGGCCTTGGCGTAGCCGCGGCCCTGGTAGCTGGGCGCGATGATGATCTGGAATTCGGCGCGACGGTGGATGTAGTCGATTTCCACCAGTTCCACCAGGCCGGCCGGCTGGCCGGTGTCGTGCTCGATGATGAAGCGCCGCTCGTTCTGGTCGTGCAAGTGGCGGTCATAGAGGGCGACCAGTTCGTCGTAGGCCTCGTAAGGCTCTTCGAACCAATAACGCATGATGACGTCGTTATTGTTGATCTTGTGCACGAAGTGCAGGTCGCCGCGCTCCAGGGGGCGTATTTTGATATCGGATATTACCGACATAGAAACCTCCGAAAGTGCGTCCATTGTAGCTTACGCTGCCTTGAAACGCCTGTTACATGGTGATTTCATTGAAAGAATGGCTTATTCATTGGCCTCCGGCAGAGAATTACCTGAAAAAGCGCATGAATGCTTGATTCCAAATCGGAATCCCCGTCGCACCGGTAACGAAATACGCCCGCCCCTCAGCGTTGCACGACACCCTTCCTCACCACGCCCCCGCCCCGGCTGGGACACGCCGCCCTCATGGCGCCGCGAACGCCGGCAGACGTTGCTCGATGCGTCGCACCACCTCGTTGGCGGCCGATGACAGCGGCCGCCCGAGCCGCAGCAGCATCTGGCATTCGGGCGCGCTGAGGATCGGATGCGCGATCGGCAGCGCCACCAGTTCGCCGCTGGCCAATTCATGGTGCACGCCCAGGTTCGGCATCAGCGTCACCCCGGCGCCGCTGATCGCATACTGCTTGAGCACGCGCAGCGAATTGGTGGTCAGGCTGGGCGTCAGGTGGATGCGTTCGGTGAACTCCAGCAGGTCCACCGCCTGGCGCAGGCCATACGGCGCGGACATCAGCGCGAACGGATACGGCAGGATGTCGGCGATGGTGAGCGGCGCGCGGCGCCGCGCCAGCGCATGGTCGCGCGCCGCCAGCAGGCAGACCGGGTGCTTGCGGCTGGCGCGGCA
The window above is part of the Achromobacter deleyi genome. Proteins encoded here:
- the speG gene encoding spermidine N1-acetyltransferase, with the protein product MSVISDIKIRPLERGDLHFVHKINNNDVIMRYWFEEPYEAYDELVALYDRHLHDQNERRFIIEHDTGQPAGLVELVEIDYIHRRAEFQIIIAPSYQGRGYAKAATRIAVGYAFRVLNLHKVYLVVDKDNSAAVHVYERCGFQIEGLLKEEFFSNGTYRDAYRMALLQHDHLRDVGPGAPDAPVLRDWPQEEQTG